GACAACACCCTGCCGGATGCGGCGCTCACCTCACCCACGCAGGGGATGTTCCTCCGAGGCAGTGTGGTGCTCACGGGCACCGCCAGCGACAACCAGACGGTCTCCAAGGTCGAGTTCTACCGGGGCACGACGCTGATCAACTCCGACACCAGCGCGCCCTATTCGGTGGGCTGGAACACCACCACCCTGGCGGACGGGGCCCAGACGCTCACGGTGAAGGCCTATGACAAGGCCGGCAACGTCCGCACCTCGGCCGGGGTGGGGGTGACCATCGACAACACCGCCCCGACGACGGCCATCAGCACTCCCGCGGAGAACGCTCGGATCCGGGGAACGGTCCCGGTCAGCGCCACCGCCAGCGACACCGTCGGGGTGGAGCGGGTCGAGTTCTACGCGGGTACGACGCTGCTCGGCACGGCCACCACGGCGCCCTACGCGGTGAGCTGGAACACGACGAGCGTGGCCAATGGCACCTTCACGCTCACCACACGCGCCTACGACGCGGTGGGCAACGTCGCCGTGTCCGCCGGCCGCACCGTCACGGTGGACAACACCGCGCCTACCGTGGCCATCACCTCGCCGGCCAATGGGGCCACGCTCTCGTCGCTGTCACTGAGCACCACGATTCAAGCCAGTGCCAGTGACAACGTGGGCGTCACCCAGGTGGTGTTCTACGACGGCGCCACCGTCATGGGCACGGACACCTCGGCGCCCTACAGCGTGAGCTGGAACCTGCTGACGGCGCCGAAGGGGACGCACACGCTGACGGCCAGGGCCTATGACGCGGCGGGCAACGTCACCCTCTCGGCTCCCATCTCCGTCAAGGTGAACTGAGGCTGGGTCAGAAAGACGGAGCACCTTCCGGGCGCGCTTCGGACGAACTGGTCCGACTGTCGGACCAGTTGCTCCCGAGCGCGCCCGGGACCTCCCTCCTGAAAGGACGTCCCCCACCTGGCTCAGCGGCGCTTGACGGCGAGGAGGGTGTCGTACTCCTCGCCACCGAGTATCCGGGGCTCGAAACGCGCGTCGAGCCCCACCTCATCGGAGAGCCGCAGCCAGGTCGCCCGCGGAAACACGCCGTTGCGGTGCGCGTCGTGCTCGGCACGGACGCTCCCATCGCGCTCGCGCAGCAGCAGCGCGTAGTGGACGTCCACGAAGGTCGCGCCCGGCTCCAGCGGCAGCGTCCACTCGATGTAGCGCAGCGAGCGGGCGCGCCCATCCGGAGCGGCCGGCTCGTCTCCGCCCTCCAGGATCGTGCCGGGCTCGAAGGACTCCAGCGTGGCATCCGGTGCGACCAATGCGACCCCGCCGGGCCGCAGATGCGTGGCCACCGTCTCCAGCGCGGCGCGCAGGTCGGCCTCCGTGATCATGTAGTCGACCGCGTCGTGCACGAACACGGCGTCGAACACGCGGCCGAGGCGCACGGTCCGCATGTCGCCGGGGAGATGCACGCACTCGGGGTTGAGCGCGCGGCTCACCTGGAGCATCCGCTCGGAGGGCTCGACCAGGGTGAGCGAGAGCTCGCGCTTGAGGTGGCTGGCGTTGTTGCCGCCGCCACTGCCCAGCTCGAGCACCTCCTTCAGCGGCCCGGACGCGGCGGCCCGCAGGAGCCGGATGTACTCGGCGGCCTCTTCGGCGTAGTCGGACGGGGGAGAGACCAGCGGCCACCAATCGGCCAGCTCTTCGTAGAGTTTCATGACGCGGCCTTTCGAGCAGATGCGAGTGGTGGGCTCGAAGGTATCGCGGCGGCGCCAGCCAGGGGCAGCTGATATCCTCGCCGCCGCTTCGGAGAGAGCTCTCATGCGCGGATGGATGTTGGGGGTCGTGGCTGTGGCGGGGCTCCTGCTCGCGGTGGGACTCGTGCTTCGTGAGAGCCCTCGTTCCCAGCCCTCCCGCCCGGTGTCGTCCTCGGCTTCCTCCGCGCCCGGCGTGCGGGCGGGACGCCCTGGAGTCTCGCCTGTTCTCCCTCCGAGCGGCGCCCTTCGCATTCGCGGCGTGGTGCTCGATGACCGAGGCCCGGTCGCTGGCGTGCGTGTCTCCGCGTCGCGGCCCGAGCCGGGACGGACCCTCTCGGAGCTGCCGTGCCCACCGCGAGAGGATGAGCTCCTGGCGAAAGCCTGGCCCCAGCGGCTCCCCGAGTGCATGCATCAATCCATTCCGCGAATCCTGGAGTTCGTGGACACGTACGAGGGCGAGGCGCCCGTTCACGCGGAGGCCATCACGGCGGGGGATGGCACCTTCGTCCTGGAGGGACTGTCGCCGGGCGCCTTCGCGCTCTGGGTGCTGGGAGAGCACGGCGCGGTCATGCGCACCGGCGTGCCCGCGGGGGTGGACGGCGTGGAGCTGCGGCTCGAGGTGGGCCTCACGCTGGAGGGCATCGTCCTCGGCGAGCAGACGCCCCTGGCCGATGCACGGGTGACCGTGATCCACGCGGGACATACCCGGTTCTTCGAAACGCGCACCGGCTCCGATGGCCGCTTCCGCATCGGCCCCCTCCCGGCGTCTCGTTACCTGCTCGCCGTCAGCGCGGAGGGCTGGATGTCTGGACTCTTCACAGCGGGAGTGCTGAACGCGCTGGCGCCACAGCTGGAGCTCATCCGCCCGCGCCGCCTCACGGGTCGCGTGCTGTCCGGTGGAGCCCCCGTGCCGGGCGTCCAGGTGATCCTGGAGTCCCGGTTCCCGACAGAGGGCGACGTCAGGCCGGTGAGGACGGACGGGGAGGGCCGGTTCCGCTTCGAGCCCCTGGCCTCCGGCGAGTACAGACTCACCGCGGAGCAGGCGGGGCGCTTCGCCTTCGTGCAGTTGGTATTGGAGGAGGACACCCCCTGGCCCGACGAGGTCGTGCTCCAGCTGGGCGAGGCGTTCTTCCAGGAGGGCACGGTCCGCGAGAAGGAGGGACACCCGGTGCCCGGCGCTCGCGTGATCATGAGCCACCTGGAGACGCGCGGCTGGGCCCGCCACACCCTGACTGGCCCGGATGGGCGCTACCGGCTCGGACCCCTGCAACCCGGCCTCCACGAGCTTCGCGTCGAGGCGGAGCGGTACCGGCGGGAGATCGAACTGGAGCACGCGTTGGAGCGGGGCTCGGGGCCTCTGGACTTCACGCTCGAGCGGGCCGCCTCCGTGCTGGGGACGGTGGTCGACAAGGACGGGCAACCCCTTCCGAACATCGAGCTCTCCATGCTGTACACCGGGCGGAGTCATGGCAGCGCGCTGGGGCATGTCGTGTCCGACGAGGCCGGCCGCTTCGCGTTCGATCCCGCCCTCCCGGGTTCCTACATGCTCTCGTGCCAGGACGAGTCCATGGTGTCCGCGCACCTCTTCGTCCAGGCGCCCGCCGAGGGCCTCCGGTGGGTCTTGAGTCGAGGGGGCTCGGTGTCGGGAACCCTCACGGACGCCCAGGGCATCCCGCTCACCCAGGGCCAGGTGGTGTTGTGGGATCTGGGCGAGACGGGCGGTTGGGAGGAGAGGGAGGAGGTGGACGAAGCGGGGCGCTTCCTGATTCAGGGAATCCGGCCGGGCCGCTACATGCTGGAGGCGCGGGTGCCGTCGGCCAGCGTGGAGCGCTCGACCGCGCACCCCGTCGAGGTGAAGGAGGAGGAGCAGGTGGAGGTCTCCCTTCGGCTCGAGACGGGGTGGACCCTGTCCGGGGTGGTCGTGGATGGCACGGGACGACCCGTCGAAGGAGCCACCCTCCAGGCGAGCCCGTCCTCGTTGCCCCCCTGGCGTCAGGACGAGGAGTACATCCAGATCTCGAGCGACGACGCACCAGCGGCCGTGCGCTCGGGTCCCGATGGACGCTTCACCCTGCGCTACCTCGTGGAGGACGCGTACGACGTGTCCGTCAGCAAGGAAGGCCACCGGCCGCCAGGTGAAGCCACCCGCGTGAACGCGGGAACGCCGGAGGTCCGCTTCGTCCTAGAGCGTCTGGGGCACATCCGCGGGAGGCTCGTCGATCCGACGGGCGCCCCCATCACCCGCTTCGAGGTGAACGGCGAGTCCCGGAGGGATCTGGGGGGCGCCTTCGCCGTGCCCTTCACCGAGTCCGGTATCCAGACGCTCACTCTCACCGCCTCGGGAATGGCGCCGGTGCGGCGCCCGGTGCCGGTGACCGAGGGCCTCGACGTGGACCTAGGCGAGCTCCGGATGGGTCCGGGCCGGAGGGTGAGGGGCCGGATCCTGGACGCCGAGACGTCCGAGCCCGTGAGTGCGAGCCTCCGGTTCACCGACGCGACCCTGGAATCCACCAAGCCCACCGCGGGTGTCTGGGAGTCCGTCGAGGTGAAGGAGGATGGCACCTTCGAGCTGCCCCATGTGGAGGCCCGGCCCCTCACGCTTCTGGTGGAGGATGAAGGGCACTGGCCGCGGCGCCTGACCCTGGATGCCCGGACGGAGGAGGTGACCGTGCGGCTGGAGGCGGGGGCTCGGATCGAGGTGCGCGTGAGCGACGCCCGGGGCGGCCTCGTGGGAGCCGATCTCGACTTCGAGCGGGACGAGGGTGGAGGCAGGGGCATCTACGCCCCGGAAGGAACCTACGTCCTGACAGGCCTGGAGCCGGGCAACTACACGGTGAGGCTGCGTCCGCTCGAGGAAGGCACCGACCCCCTCTTCTTCCGCCCGCGACGAGTGCAGGTGCCCGCCAGCGGCCGGGTGTCCCTCTCCTTCGAGGGAGAGCAGGGCGGAGCCACCGTGAGGGTGAGGGTGAAGGACGAGGAGGACATCCGCAGCGTGTGGATCCGGCCCGGCGGTGCTCCGCCCATCACGAAGGACTTCGACCTGGAGCGGGCGCTCAGTGGGGGTCTGACCGGCAGCGGGGAAGGGGAGTCGGACGAGTGGTGGGTGCTCCGCCATGTCCCTCCGGGCCGTGCCACGCTCCTCATCCTGGCGGATGCGGACGGGCCACCGTTCCACCTCGAGGAGCTGGAGATTCCCTCCGAGGGCACCGTGACCCGAGAGGTGCGCCCCGTCTGGCGGGAGGGCGACGGCGAAGAAGACTGACGAGGCGCTGACCCGAAAAATCGGGTCCAGCCCTCCCATGGAACGGGCGCTACGCCGCCGTCTTTTCACGGGAGGGCAGTCGTGAATGTTTCTCAGCTGAACAGAGGATTGGGACAGAAGGTGCTCGTCCTGGCGGTCATGGCCGCGCTGATGACGAGCCTGATTCCCGCCATGGCCTCCGCCGCCGATCGCGGCGCCTGGGCGGCGTACATCAACTACGTCGTCGGCGATTCCGTCACCTATGGAGGCAAGGCGTACGACTGCCGTCAGGCACATCAGTCGCTGCCCGGGTGGGAGCCGCCCAATGTTCCGGCCCTGTGGTTGGAGAAGACCGGCGGCACCGTGGACGTCCAGGCGCCTTCCGCTCCGACGGGGCTGACCTCCACGAGCAAGACGTCCAACAGCGTCTCGCTGACCTGGACGGCGTCGACGGACAACGTGGGCGTCACCGGCTACGAGGTGTTCATCGGCGCCGGGACGACCGCGGCGGCGACGGCCACCGGGACGAGCGTCACGGTGACGGGCCTGTCGGCGAACATGACGTACACCTTCACGGTGAAGGCGAGGGATGCGGCGGGCAATCGGTCCGCGGCCAGCAGCGCGTACAGCGTGACGACCGACCCGCAGAGCAACGACACCCAGGCGCCGACCGCTCCGACGTCCCTGCGCTCGACGGGGACGACCAGCAACAGCGTCTCGCTGACCTGGACGGCCTCGACGGACAACGTGGCCGTCACCGGCTACGAGGTGTTCACCAACGGCGGGACGACCGTGGCGGCGACGGCCAGCGGCACGAGCGCGACGGTGACGGGCCTGGCCGCGAGCACGACGTACAGCTTCACGGTGAAGGCGAAGGACGCGGCGGGCAACCGGTCCGCGGCCAGCACCGCGGTGAGCGTGAAGACGCTGGATGCTCCCTCGAGCGACATCCCGAGCAAGATCCTCGTCGGCTACTGGCACAACTTCGACAACGGCTCGGGCTTCATCCGCCTGCGCAACGTGTCGCCCAAGTGGGATGTGATCAACGTCTCCTTCGCCGAGCCGACGAATGGCTCCACGGGCGGGACGATCGGCTTCACGCCGTACAACTCCACCGAGGCGGACTTCAAGGCGGACGTGGCCTACCTGAAGAGCCAGGGCAAGAAGGTGCTGATCTCCATCGGCGGCGCCAACGGCCAGGTCCGTCTGGAGACCACGGCGGCCCGGGATGCGTTCGTGAGCTCGATGAACGCCATCATCGACAAGTACGGGTTCGACGGAATGGACATCGACTTCGAGGGCCACTCCCTGTCGCTCAACGCCGGGGATGGGGACCTCAAGAATCCGACGACCCCCGTCGTCAAGAACCTGATCTCCGCCATCCGCTCCATCCATGACCGCGTGGGCCCGAAGTTCGTGCTCACGATGGCGCCGGAAACCTTCTTCGTGCAGCTCGGCTATGCGTTCTACGGCGGGACCTGCTCCGGGTGTGACAACCGGGCCGGTGCCTACCTGCCGGTCCTCTACGCCGTCAGGGACATCCTCGACTGGCTGCAGGTCCAGGACTACAACTCCGGACCCATCACGGGACTCGACGACCAGTACCACACCATGGGCAACGCGGACTTCCATGTCGCGATGACGGACATGCTGCTGACCGGCTTCCCCGTGGCGAAGAACCCGAACAACTTCTTCCCCGCGCTCCGTCCGGATCAGGTGGTCATCGGGCTGCCGGCCAACGTCAATGCCGGCGGTGGCTACACGCCTCCCGCCGAGGTGCAGAAGGCCGTGGATGCCCTGGTGAAGGGCATCCCGATCGGCTCCTACTCGGTGCGCAGCAACCCGGCGAACAACAAGAGCTTCCGGGGACTGATGTCCTGGTCGGTAAACTGGGATGCGTTCGCGAACTTCGAGTTCACCAACAGCCACCGGCCCTACCTGGATTCGCTGAAGTAGGGCTCACGCGTCCTGGTCGTCCTCGAGTGTGCTGGTGGGCCTGGCGGGCTCCGAGGGGAGACCGCCAGGCCGAGGGGGACGTCAACCGAGCTCGGCGATCGTGGTCTGCCGGATGGTCAGGGTCGTGGTGCAGCCGAGGGCGCTGGGGCAGGCGTCGACGGCGCTTCCCCTCGTGGTGAGAATGGTCAAGGTGGGGGGCCGGGTCGTGAAGACAGTGGGACGGGTGATGACGGGCACTCCGCCACCCACGACGTCCTCCAGGTCGTCCTCACCGAGCTCGGTCATCGGTCTGCCGGAGGGGTTCTCGGGGAGTGTGTGGAGTTGCTCCGAGGTGAGGCGCGCGCGGAACTCCGGATCCTTCCACGCACGGATGATGGTCTCTGGGTTCATGGGTCTTCCTCCTCGCGGGGCTCTCATTGGAGAGACTCCCAGCAGATGGAGTCATCTCGCGTCACGTGTGACGCGGGCGTGGCGAGGGCCAGGTCCGTCTCCCACCGTGCTGGTAAGAGGTAATCTCCCGGTGACATGAAACGACCCCCCCTCCAGTGGCTTGTCGCGCTGCTGCCGCTCGTCACGGCGGCCTGTGCGACCTCGGCGGCCTACCAC
This is a stretch of genomic DNA from Archangium violaceum. It encodes these proteins:
- a CDS encoding fibronectin type III domain-containing protein encodes the protein MAALMTSLIPAMASAADRGAWAAYINYVVGDSVTYGGKAYDCRQAHQSLPGWEPPNVPALWLEKTGGTVDVQAPSAPTGLTSTSKTSNSVSLTWTASTDNVGVTGYEVFIGAGTTAAATATGTSVTVTGLSANMTYTFTVKARDAAGNRSAASSAYSVTTDPQSNDTQAPTAPTSLRSTGTTSNSVSLTWTASTDNVAVTGYEVFTNGGTTVAATASGTSATVTGLAASTTYSFTVKAKDAAGNRSAASTAVSVKTLDAPSSDIPSKILVGYWHNFDNGSGFIRLRNVSPKWDVINVSFAEPTNGSTGGTIGFTPYNSTEADFKADVAYLKSQGKKVLISIGGANGQVRLETTAARDAFVSSMNAIIDKYGFDGMDIDFEGHSLSLNAGDGDLKNPTTPVVKNLISAIRSIHDRVGPKFVLTMAPETFFVQLGYAFYGGTCSGCDNRAGAYLPVLYAVRDILDWLQVQDYNSGPITGLDDQYHTMGNADFHVAMTDMLLTGFPVAKNPNNFFPALRPDQVVIGLPANVNAGGGYTPPAEVQKAVDALVKGIPIGSYSVRSNPANNKSFRGLMSWSVNWDAFANFEFTNSHRPYLDSLK
- a CDS encoding mersacidin/lichenicidin family type 2 lantibiotic, with the protein product MNPETIIRAWKDPEFRARLTSEQLHTLPENPSGRPMTELGEDDLEDVVGGGVPVITRPTVFTTRPPTLTILTTRGSAVDACPSALGCTTTLTIRQTTIAELG
- a CDS encoding class I SAM-dependent methyltransferase encodes the protein MKLYEELADWWPLVSPPSDYAEEAAEYIRLLRAAASGPLKEVLELGSGGGNNASHLKRELSLTLVEPSERMLQVSRALNPECVHLPGDMRTVRLGRVFDAVFVHDAVDYMITEADLRAALETVATHLRPGGVALVAPDATLESFEPGTILEGGDEPAAPDGRARSLRYIEWTLPLEPGATFVDVHYALLLRERDGSVRAEHDAHRNGVFPRATWLRLSDEVGLDARFEPRILGGEEYDTLLAVKRR
- a CDS encoding carboxypeptidase-like regulatory domain-containing protein, whose amino-acid sequence is MHQSIPRILEFVDTYEGEAPVHAEAITAGDGTFVLEGLSPGAFALWVLGEHGAVMRTGVPAGVDGVELRLEVGLTLEGIVLGEQTPLADARVTVIHAGHTRFFETRTGSDGRFRIGPLPASRYLLAVSAEGWMSGLFTAGVLNALAPQLELIRPRRLTGRVLSGGAPVPGVQVILESRFPTEGDVRPVRTDGEGRFRFEPLASGEYRLTAEQAGRFAFVQLVLEEDTPWPDEVVLQLGEAFFQEGTVREKEGHPVPGARVIMSHLETRGWARHTLTGPDGRYRLGPLQPGLHELRVEAERYRREIELEHALERGSGPLDFTLERAASVLGTVVDKDGQPLPNIELSMLYTGRSHGSALGHVVSDEAGRFAFDPALPGSYMLSCQDESMVSAHLFVQAPAEGLRWVLSRGGSVSGTLTDAQGIPLTQGQVVLWDLGETGGWEEREEVDEAGRFLIQGIRPGRYMLEARVPSASVERSTAHPVEVKEEEQVEVSLRLETGWTLSGVVVDGTGRPVEGATLQASPSSLPPWRQDEEYIQISSDDAPAAVRSGPDGRFTLRYLVEDAYDVSVSKEGHRPPGEATRVNAGTPEVRFVLERLGHIRGRLVDPTGAPITRFEVNGESRRDLGGAFAVPFTESGIQTLTLTASGMAPVRRPVPVTEGLDVDLGELRMGPGRRVRGRILDAETSEPVSASLRFTDATLESTKPTAGVWESVEVKEDGTFELPHVEARPLTLLVEDEGHWPRRLTLDARTEEVTVRLEAGARIEVRVSDARGGLVGADLDFERDEGGGRGIYAPEGTYVLTGLEPGNYTVRLRPLEEGTDPLFFRPRRVQVPASGRVSLSFEGEQGGATVRVRVKDEEDIRSVWIRPGGAPPITKDFDLERALSGGLTGSGEGESDEWWVLRHVPPGRATLLILADADGPPFHLEELEIPSEGTVTREVRPVWREGDGEED